In the genome of Meles meles chromosome 2, mMelMel3.1 paternal haplotype, whole genome shotgun sequence, one region contains:
- the DCAF16 gene encoding DDB1- and CUL4-associated factor 16, producing the protein MGPRNPSPDPLSESESEGEENTTYLNESSGQEWDSSEEEDPVVPNLTPLESLAWQVKCLLKYSTTWKPLNPNSWLYHAKLLDPSTPVHILREIGLRLSHCSHCVPKLEPIPEWPPLASCGVPPFQKPLTNASRLSRDHATLNGALQFATKQLSRTLSRATPIPEYLKQIPNSCVSGCCCGWLTKTVKETTRTEPINTTYSYTDFQKAVNKLLTTSL; encoded by the coding sequence ATGGGTCCCAGAAATCCCTCTCCTGACCCCTTATCAGAATCAGAAagtgagggagaagaaaacacTACCTACCTAAATGAGAGTTCTGGGCAAGAGTGGGATTCCTCTGAAGAAGAAGACCCTGTGGTGCCCAACCTCACACCTCTTGAGAGTCTTGCCTGGCAGGTTAAGTGCCTTTTAAAATACTCTACAACTTGGAAACCTTTAAATCCTAATTCCTGGTTATATCATGCTAAACTCTTGGATCCAAGCACACCGGTCCATATACTTCGAGAAATAGGTCTAAGACTCTCCCATTGCTCCCATTGTGTACCCAAACTGGAACCAATTCCTGAATGGCCTCCTCTGGCTTCTTGTGGAGTCCCACCTTTTCAAAAGCCCCTTACAAATGCCAGTCGGCTTTCTAGAGATCATGCCACTCTTAACGGAGCGCTGCAGTTTGCCACCAAACAGCTAAGCCGAACATTGAGTAGGGCCACTCCCATACCTGAATACCTAAAACAGATCCCTAATTCATGTGTTTCTGGTTGTTGCTGTGGCTGGTTAACTAAAACAGTTAAGGAAACAACACGCACAGAACCCATCAACACTACATACTCGTATACTGACTTCCAGAAGGCAGTTAACAAACTCTTAACCACATCACTCTAA